A stretch of the Perca flavescens isolate YP-PL-M2 chromosome 10, PFLA_1.0, whole genome shotgun sequence genome encodes the following:
- the cenpu gene encoding centromere protein U has translation MSAKKARSRRAKALTATQHESQKGSSKDQMDSPNLSAIERGSFLEGLQLNYGNPLHSTAMEEDLNVLDEERVNGGKALRKVTPQRSKTTVKPSGAAAKRKETERDGEREEEKKKKKRSRSTGGMPAARPVKNQQVKKGKKRKSESGSGVSTDPESQEQSDPGTAPRSRKKVLSSEEEEEEERSWCPSPKKAKGYQLTRPRKASSDNSKSRKSSSGRASAEPETAHTDKQKKKRRGHQGGTELELVLDAFLDFCDQYRESVESKAVKQSIDCFCSNVKEQLLEKISSSKELKVLKKENAKVASSIRTKTQRLLEAKNELMRAERQVWLLQKEKVELKARLADLRRGQAFLHDIRELNRQYLDYRHNHPKEKEMYGASSLPALLLETKHVQAVEHQLRGIDNKVPKKTKKNETGK, from the exons ATGAG TGCCAAAAAGGCCAGAAGCAGAAGAGCCAAAGCGCTCACGGCAACACAACATGAGAGTCAA AAAGGTTCATCTAAAGATCAAATGGATTCTCCCAACCTGTCTGCTATAGAGAGAGGCAGCTTCCTGGAGGGATTGCAGCTAAATTATG GTAACCCCCTGCACAGCACCGCCATGGAGGAAGATTTAAACGTCTTGGACGAGGAACGGGTGAACGGAGGAAAAGCTCTGAGAAAGGTGACTCCTCAGAGGTCGAAGACAACCGTTAAACCGAGTGGGGCTGCCGCGAAGAGGAAGGAGAccgagagggatggagagagagaggaagagaagaagaagaaaaagaggagtAGAAGTACTGGAGGGATGCCTGCGGCGAG GCCAGTGAAAAACCAGCAGGTgaagaaaggcaagaagagAAAGAGTGAGTCAGGAAGTGGAGTGTCCACTGACCCTGAGTCACAG GAGCAATCTGACCCTGGCACCGCTCCGCGGAGCCGGAAGAAAGTCCTGTcctctgaggaggaggaggaggaggaaaggagtTGG TGCCCAAGTCCAAAGAAAGCCAAGGGGTATCAGTTGACCAGACCCAGAAAGGCTTCGTCTGATAATTCTAAATCTAGAAAGTCTTCATCAG GCCGTGCATCTGCAGAACCAGAGACAGCCCACACAgataaacagaagaagaagagacgtGGTCATCAGGGAGGAACAGAGTTGGAGCTCGTGCTGGATGCCTTCCTTGACTTCTGTGACCAGTACag GGAGTCTGTGGAGTCTAAAGCAGTCAAACAGTCAATTGATTGCTTCTGCTCCAATGTAAAAGAGCAACTCTTGGAAAAG ATCTCTTCTTCCAAGGAGCtcaaggttttaaaaaaagagaacgCCAAG gTGGCTTCTTCGATCCGTACAAAGACTCAGAGACTGTTGGAGGCCAAAAATGAGCTGATGAG GGCAGAGAGGCAGGTGTGGCTGCTGCAAAAGGAGAAAGTTGAACTTAAAGCCCGATTAGCTGATCTGAGACGAGGCCAAGCCTTTCTGCATGACATTAGAGAGCTGAACAGACAATACCTGGACTACCGACACAATCACcccaaagaaaaagagatg TATGGGGCATCCAGCTTGCCAGCTCTGCTATTGGAGACCAAGCATGTTCAGGCAGTAGAGCATCAGTTGAGAGGGATCGATAACAAAGTCCCAAAAAAAACGAAGAAGAATGAGACTGGAAAATAA